A stretch of Mobula birostris isolate sMobBir1 chromosome 2, sMobBir1.hap1, whole genome shotgun sequence DNA encodes these proteins:
- the LOC140207616 gene encoding cyclin-dependent kinases regulatory subunit 1-like isoform X1: protein MDRSEIYYSDRYNDGEYEYRHVMLPKKIAKMVPKSHLMSETEWRNLGVQQSPGWIHYMIHEPEPHILLFRRPLPKKEPEGI, encoded by the exons ATGGATCGCAGTGAGATCTATTACTCGGACCGATACAACGACGGCGAGTACGAGTACCG CCACGTCATGCTGCCGAAGAAGATCGCGAAGATGGTGCCGAAGTCTCACCTGATGTCGGAGACGGAATGGAGGAACCTGGGAGTCCAACAGAGCCCGGGCTGGATACATTATATGATCCACGAGCCAG AGCCTCACATCTTGCTGTTCAGGAGGCCGCTGCCGAAGAAGGAGCCTGAAGGAATCTGA
- the LOC140207616 gene encoding cyclin-dependent kinases regulatory subunit 1-like isoform X2 codes for MGGEFQPSDQWKCHVMLPKKIAKMVPKSHLMSETEWRNLGVQQSPGWIHYMIHEPEPHILLFRRPLPKKEPEGI; via the exons ATGGGCGGGGAATTCCAACCATCCGACCAATGGAAATG CCACGTCATGCTGCCGAAGAAGATCGCGAAGATGGTGCCGAAGTCTCACCTGATGTCGGAGACGGAATGGAGGAACCTGGGAGTCCAACAGAGCCCGGGCTGGATACATTATATGATCCACGAGCCAG AGCCTCACATCTTGCTGTTCAGGAGGCCGCTGCCGAAGAAGGAGCCTGAAGGAATCTGA